Sequence from the Mycobacteriales bacterium genome:
ACGTCTCGGCCGACCTGGACGTGCTGGCGCAGACGCCGGTGCTGGTCGTCTGCTCCGGGGTGAAGTCGGTGCTCGACATCGGGGCCACGCTGGAGGCGCTGGAGACCCGGTCGGTGCCGGTGCTGGGGTACCGGACCGAGCGGTTCCCGGCGTTCTACCTGCGGGAGTCGGCGTACGACGCGCCGTGGACGGTGGGCTCCGTGGCCGAGGCGGCGGCGGTCGCGGCCGCGCACTTCGGGTCCGTCCCGGGGTCGGCCGGGATCGTGCTGGCCAACCCGGTGCCGGCCGCGGCCGAGATGCCGCGGGCGCTGCACGACGAGCTGCTGGCCGGCGGGCTGGCGCTGCTGACCGAGCGCGGGATCACCGGGCACGACGTGACGCCGGCGCTGCTGGAGCACTTCCACACGGCCAGCAACGGGGTCAGCCTCGACACCAACGAGGAGCTGGTCGTCGCCAACGCCGCCCTCGCCGCCGAGATCGCCGTCGCCCTCGTCTCGTGAGCAACGCTGCCGCGTCCGGCGCCGGCGTTCCGCGCGCCGGCACCCCGGGCGCCGGCGTTCCGCGCGCCGGCACCCGGGGCCCGGATGAGCCGGCGGGCCGGGCGACCGCGCCCGGTGGGACCGGGCCGCGGATCGTCGTCGTCGGGGACGCTGCTCTCGACGTGCTGGCGCGGGCGGACGCGCTGCCGGTGCCGGGCGGGGACGCGCGGGCGACGATCGCGCTGCGGCCGGGCGGGGCGGGCGCCAACACCGCGGCCTGGCTGGCCGCCTGCGGCGCGCGGCCGGTGCTGGTCTCCCGGGTCGGGACGGACCCGGCGGCCGCGCAGGTCCGGGCCGAGCTGGCCGCCGCGGGCGTGGACGCCGTGCTGGCCGCCGACCCCGGAGCGCCGACCTGCACGGTGCTGGTGCTGGTGGACCGGACCGGGCAGCGGACCATGCTCGCCGACCGGGGCGCGGCCGGACGGCTGGACCCGGCCGACATCGCGACGTCGGCCCTGGCCGGCGCCCGGCATCTCCATCTGTCCGGGTACGTCCTGCTGGACGAGTCCTCCCGGCCCGCGGGTCTGGCCGCGCTGGCGGCGGCGCGGCGGGCGGGGCTGACCACGTCGGTCGACCCGCAGGCCGCCGAGCTGCTGGAGCCGGGCTTCCTGGACCTGGTCCGGGACGTCGATCTGCTGCTGCCGAGCGCGGGGGAGCTGGCCGCGCTCGGCGGCGCGGCGGCGGTGCTCGACGCGGTCGGCGCGATCGCGGTGACCGCGGGTCCGGGCGGGGCGACCTGGCTCGACC
This genomic interval carries:
- a CDS encoding pseudouridine-5'-phosphate glycosidase, whose amino-acid sequence is MRVSDEVGEALSAGRAVVALESTILAHGLPAGRNRTVAARLEDVVRAAGAVPATVAVLAGEAVLGLSRPELDHVCDPDAGLVKLSRRDLGPAYGLGRDGATTVAATAALAAAAGIRLFATGGLGGVHRGAADSFDVSADLDVLAQTPVLVVCSGVKSVLDIGATLEALETRSVPVLGYRTERFPAFYLRESAYDAPWTVGSVAEAAAVAAAHFGSVPGSAGIVLANPVPAAAEMPRALHDELLAGGLALLTERGITGHDVTPALLEHFHTASNGVSLDTNEELVVANAALAAEIAVALVS
- a CDS encoding PfkB family carbohydrate kinase; protein product: MSNAAASGAGVPRAGTPGAGVPRAGTRGPDEPAGRATAPGGTGPRIVVVGDAALDVLARADALPVPGGDARATIALRPGGAGANTAAWLAACGARPVLVSRVGTDPAAAQVRAELAAAGVDAVLAADPGAPTCTVLVLVDRTGQRTMLADRGAAGRLDPADIATSALAGARHLHLSGYVLLDESSRPAGLAALAAARRAGLTTSVDPQAAELLEPGFLDLVRDVDLLLPSAGELAALGGAAAVLDAVGAIAVTAGPGGATWLDRDGGLWNVPAAPVDPVDTTGAGDAFDAGLLAARIGGATPLDALRAGVAAGTRAVQHPGAWP